A portion of the Flavobacteriales bacterium genome contains these proteins:
- a CDS encoding alpha/beta hydrolase has protein sequence MRYQLRNGLGELEIEKSNFNEASPTLIFLHDSLGCIELWRDFPKKLAQVTNCNYLVYDRWGYGKSSLNTQLPDRPDNYLDIEADILNELIEALSIPNPILFGHSDGGTIALITGAKYANTIKAIITEGAHIFVEDITLNGILEAKEAYRTTNLKDKLYKYHTERTPYLFEAWTETWLRPSYRNWNIEHILKNITCPSLIIQGEKDEFGTLKQVDQIINQVSGKGERLILKTAGHSPHKEALAETLEACVNFIQKLKKSI, from the coding sequence AACTTCGAAATGGTTTAGGTGAATTGGAAATCGAAAAAAGTAATTTTAATGAGGCCTCACCGACACTCATTTTTCTACATGACTCACTTGGGTGTATTGAGCTTTGGAGAGATTTCCCGAAAAAACTAGCTCAAGTAACAAATTGTAATTACTTGGTATACGACCGATGGGGATATGGAAAATCCAGTTTAAATACCCAACTTCCAGATCGTCCTGATAATTATTTAGATATTGAGGCTGATATCTTAAATGAACTTATCGAAGCCTTATCTATTCCTAACCCGATATTGTTTGGCCATAGTGACGGTGGAACAATTGCGCTAATAACTGGAGCAAAATACGCTAATACAATCAAAGCAATTATTACTGAAGGAGCTCATATTTTTGTTGAAGACATCACGCTAAATGGAATACTTGAAGCCAAAGAAGCTTACCGAACGACTAACTTAAAAGACAAACTATATAAATATCATACCGAACGTACCCCGTATCTTTTTGAAGCATGGACTGAAACATGGCTTAGGCCCAGTTACCGCAATTGGAATATAGAACATATACTAAAAAACATTACTTGTCCATCTTTAATTATTCAAGGTGAAAAAGATGAATTTGGAACCTTAAAACAAGTTGACCAAATTATCAATCAGGTATCAGGTAAAGGAGAGCGGTTAATTTTAAAAACAGCAGGACATTCCCCTCATAAAGAAGCTTTAGCTGAGACTTTAGAAGCTTGTGTAAATTTTATTCAAAAGTTAAAGAAAAGCATTTAA
- a CDS encoding beta-lactamase family protein: MQNHFFLSIGILLFFFSCAEPTQEPGPRADREIVQKPTIDSTAYYDSLYAPLAFQIDTFFQKRFQAKTFNGTILFAKENHIILKKAYGFSSLDTKDSLTTASTFQLASASKPFTAIACLQLIEKGKLKLTDSVQQYLPHFPYNGITIHQLLSHRSGLSQYTHFCDAPDSIWPDKHKTITNEDVLEIMHQYQPGINYAPDTKFYYCNTNYMLLASIVEQVAKIPFEDYLKQHIFTPLGMKNTVVYNRANKDELKHPVKAYNGAYNPYIDIYLNGVVGDKGVYSSVEDLYLFYSGLSQGKLIKKETLTLAIQPHNEPKKDGKNYGYGFRILEQANGENIIFHTGWWKGFRTYFILNQQLNKTAIVLTNLKRGPFLSVKELLGLID; this comes from the coding sequence ATGCAAAATCATTTTTTTTTATCAATAGGTATACTGTTGTTCTTCTTTTCATGTGCCGAACCTACTCAAGAGCCAGGCCCACGTGCTGATAGAGAAATAGTGCAAAAACCAACAATAGACAGTACAGCTTATTACGACAGTTTATATGCTCCATTGGCTTTTCAAATAGATACTTTTTTTCAGAAAAGATTTCAAGCAAAAACATTTAATGGGACCATTTTATTTGCGAAAGAAAATCATATTATCCTTAAGAAAGCTTATGGTTTTTCATCGTTAGACACCAAAGATTCTTTAACAACTGCTAGTACTTTCCAATTGGCATCTGCTTCTAAGCCTTTTACTGCAATAGCTTGTTTACAATTAATCGAAAAAGGAAAATTAAAACTTACCGATTCTGTACAACAATATCTCCCCCACTTTCCTTATAATGGTATTACCATTCACCAACTCCTCTCCCATCGTTCAGGATTGAGTCAGTACACCCATTTTTGCGATGCTCCTGATTCTATTTGGCCCGACAAGCATAAAACCATCACGAATGAAGATGTTCTTGAAATTATGCACCAATACCAACCAGGGATTAATTATGCTCCTGATACCAAATTCTACTATTGTAATACCAACTATATGTTGTTAGCCTCTATTGTAGAACAAGTTGCTAAAATTCCTTTTGAAGACTATTTAAAACAACATATTTTCACTCCATTAGGCATGAAAAACACTGTAGTATACAACAGGGCCAATAAGGATGAACTAAAACATCCTGTTAAAGCTTATAATGGGGCTTATAATCCCTATATAGATATTTACCTTAATGGAGTGGTAGGCGATAAAGGAGTGTATTCTAGTGTAGAAGATCTTTACCTCTTTTACAGTGGTTTAAGTCAAGGAAAACTAATAAAAAAGGAAACGCTTACACTCGCTATTCAGCCCCACAATGAACCCAAAAAAGATGGAAAAAATTATGGTTATGGTTTTCGTATATTAGAACAAGCAAATGGAGAAAACATTATTTTTCACACGGGTTGGTGGAAAGGCTTTAGAACCTATTTTATTCTCAACCAACAACTCAATAAAACAGCGATAGTGCTTACCAATTTAAAGCGCGGACCATTTTTATCAGTCAAAGAACTTCTTGGTTTGATTGACTGA
- a CDS encoding 3-hydroxyacyl-CoA dehydrogenase NAD-binding domain-containing protein, giving the protein MKIGVLGAGSMGAGIAQVAATSKHQVVLFDTNQEAIDKAFASLNKIFNRLVEKEKFTRQEADDILARIHPISALQDFSDCDLVIEAIIENLDIKKSVFKQLDELCKADCILATNTSSLSVSAIAGACSKPHRVIGIHFFNPAPLMPLVEIIPAIQTADQIVTTSKSLIDSWGKRTVIAKDTPGFIVNRVARPFYGEALRIYEEGIADFATIDWALKELGGFRMGPFTLMDFIGNDVNYAVTESVFEAFYYDPRYKPSFTQKRHAEAGWLGRKTKRGYYDYADGVELPLPQKDQELGEEIVWRVLVMLINEAADALFLNIANRDDIDTAMTKGVNYPKGLLKWADEIGIDKCVNKLDELHDTYREDRYRCSLQLRRMVMKGQTFYS; this is encoded by the coding sequence ATGAAAATAGGAGTTTTAGGAGCTGGTTCTATGGGAGCTGGAATAGCTCAAGTAGCAGCAACATCAAAACATCAAGTAGTACTTTTTGATACCAATCAAGAAGCAATAGACAAAGCTTTTGCGAGCTTAAACAAAATCTTTAATCGCCTAGTTGAAAAAGAGAAGTTCACGCGTCAAGAAGCTGATGATATTTTAGCTCGTATACACCCTATTTCAGCATTACAAGATTTTTCTGACTGTGATTTAGTTATTGAAGCTATTATCGAAAATTTAGACATTAAAAAGTCTGTTTTTAAGCAATTAGATGAACTCTGTAAAGCTGATTGTATTTTGGCAACAAACACGTCCTCTCTCTCTGTTTCTGCTATTGCTGGCGCTTGTTCAAAACCACATAGGGTGATAGGAATCCATTTCTTTAATCCAGCACCTTTAATGCCTTTAGTTGAAATTATTCCAGCCATACAAACAGCTGATCAAATAGTAACAACTTCAAAAAGTTTAATTGATTCTTGGGGTAAAAGAACTGTAATCGCAAAAGATACTCCAGGGTTTATTGTCAATAGAGTTGCTCGCCCATTTTATGGGGAAGCATTAAGAATCTATGAAGAAGGTATTGCAGATTTTGCAACTATAGATTGGGCTTTAAAAGAATTAGGAGGTTTTAGAATGGGGCCTTTTACATTGATGGATTTTATTGGAAATGACGTAAATTACGCGGTAACTGAATCGGTATTTGAAGCGTTTTATTATGATCCTAGATACAAACCTTCATTTACGCAGAAAAGACACGCAGAAGCTGGATGGTTAGGTCGAAAAACCAAAAGAGGATATTACGATTATGCTGATGGAGTTGAACTTCCGCTTCCCCAAAAAGATCAAGAATTAGGAGAAGAAATTGTTTGGAGAGTTTTAGTCATGCTAATTAACGAAGCTGCCGATGCTTTATTCTTAAACATTGCTAACAGAGACGATATTGATACTGCGATGACTAAAGGTGTTAATTATCCTAAAGGTCTATTAAAATGGGCTGATGAAATTGGAATTGATAAATGTGTCAATAAATTAGACGAATTACACGACACTTATCGTGAAGATCGTTATAGATGTAGCTTACAACTAAGAAGAATGGTAATGAAAGGACAAACTTTCTATTCATAA